The following proteins are co-located in the Styela clava chromosome 15, kaStyClav1.hap1.2, whole genome shotgun sequence genome:
- the LOC120334362 gene encoding uncharacterized protein LOC120334362 produces MKVISAGFPKTGTKTMTVALQILGFNVYDYMENTTILGNDWVKIFRDGWTTEDFKRMYENVDAVSDLPPSYFWEEIHKAFPEAKIILSIRDEDSWYKSFFKQFTANESSWALKIMSLLSPTGYWSLKIIYDHFIGSVIFGFRDSLLWKPFSRLSFNEQLMKLKYRTHNANVLQNAPPEKLLVYNFHEGWEPLCKFLGVPVPDVPFPHKNKGADILKEYLAKDSIMIKIEKETMFSMGIISVLGCIGGYYVFKKGPRNIWSSVNDVAKTMCQKIRLS; encoded by the exons ATGAAAGTGATATCAGCTGGATTTCCCAAAACTGGGACTAAAACAATGACTGTTGCTTTGCAAATATTAGGATTCAATGTTTATGATTACATGGAAAACACTACGATTTTAGGCAACGATTGGGTAAAGATTTTCAGAGATGGATGGACCACCGAAGATTTCAAAAGAATGTACGAAAATGTAGACGCGGTTTCTGACCTGCCTCCGTCCTACTTTTGGGAGGAAATTCATAAAGCTTTCCCGGAAGCAAAA ATTATTCTGAGTATCAGGGATGAAGACTCGTGGTATAAAAGTTTCTTCAAGCAGTTTACAGCCAATGAGTCAAGCTGGGCGTTGAAAATAATGTCACTTTTATCACCAACTGGCTATTGGTCACTCAAGATAATTTACGATCATTTCATTG GATCTGTGATTTTCGGTTTCAGAGATTCATTGCTCTGGAAGCCATTTAGTCGATTATCCTTCAACGAACAACTTATGAAATTAAAATACAGAACGCACAACGCAAACGTACTTCAG AATGCACCCCCTGAAAAACTTCTGGTTTATAATTTTCACGAAGGATGGGAACCTTTATGCAAGTTTTTAGGCGTTCCAGTACCAGATGTTCCATTTCCTCACAAAAATAAAGGCGCGGatattttaaaagaatatcTTGCCAAGGATTCAATTATGATCAAGATCGAGAAAGAAACAATGTTTTCTATGGGTATCATTTCTGTTCTTGGATGTATTGGGGGATACTATGTGTTCAAAAAGGGACCGCGAAATATTTGGAGCTCTGTGAACGACGTAGCCAAAACTATGTGCCAAAAAATCAGACTGTcttaa